TCCTGAAAACCACCAAACGCGAGGAGATCTCCGAGAACATGGGGCGCGCCATCGCAGACGGCGACCTGCGCGAAAGTGCCGCGTACGACGAGGCCCGCATGCAGCAGTCCGAGAACGAGGCCCGCATCTCGGAACTGGAAAGCCAGCTGGAACGCTCGGTGATCATCGAGGAAGACAGCAGCGGCGGCGCCGGCCTGGGCGCGAAAATCACCGTGAAAGACGCCAAGGGCAAGGAACACAAGTTCGAACTGGTCGGCACCTACGAGGTGGACGTCCTGAAGGGCAAGATCAGCGACGCCAGCCCCATCGGGAAGGCCCTGGCGGGCCGCAAGGCAGGCGAGAAGGTCACGGTGCAACTGCCCAAAGGCACCGCCGAGTTCGAGATCCTGGCCGTCGACTACGTGTAACCGGCGCTGACGGGGACCGGGGCGGATGGAGAGCGGGTCTCCCCTGTCGCGCACGAACCCGCACGATCAGCAGGTGCCCTTCCACGCGGAGCAGGGCGCCTGCTGATCGTGCGTTGAACCGGCCGCAACG
This Deinococcus seoulensis DNA region includes the following protein-coding sequences:
- the greA gene encoding transcription elongation factor GreA, with the protein product MTKERITMTQRGYDKLLETLHFLKTTKREEISENMGRAIADGDLRESAAYDEARMQQSENEARISELESQLERSVIIEEDSSGGAGLGAKITVKDAKGKEHKFELVGTYEVDVLKGKISDASPIGKALAGRKAGEKVTVQLPKGTAEFEILAVDYV